A genomic stretch from Vibrio neptunius includes:
- a CDS encoding phospholipid-binding protein MlaC produces the protein MLKKLVLTLVTFALSFTAWAAQIDKTQPYQMMKQVSEQAFARLKAEQDKVHQDPDYLKVIVEEELMPYVNEKYAALKLLGPNLKGAKREDVGTFIEAFRAYLVSSYAQVLTQYTDQDIEFGPEPKSSPKKSIAGVKVEIIDAPRPNIKLEFKLRKDKKTGEWKAFDMIAEGISLLSSKQSEWSGKLRQEGILAVAKDLEDLAAKPIRFEGKAQ, from the coding sequence ATGCTGAAAAAGTTAGTACTTACTTTAGTGACATTTGCTTTGTCGTTCACCGCTTGGGCGGCTCAAATAGATAAAACCCAGCCTTACCAGATGATGAAACAGGTGTCTGAGCAGGCATTTGCCAGACTGAAAGCTGAGCAAGACAAAGTACATCAGGATCCGGATTACCTCAAAGTGATTGTTGAGGAGGAGCTGATGCCATACGTTAATGAAAAGTATGCAGCACTTAAGCTTTTAGGTCCTAACTTGAAAGGGGCAAAGCGAGAGGATGTTGGTACGTTCATTGAAGCATTTCGAGCTTATCTTGTCAGTTCGTATGCTCAGGTACTAACTCAGTATACTGACCAAGATATCGAGTTTGGCCCAGAACCAAAATCCAGTCCGAAGAAAAGCATTGCTGGCGTGAAAGTTGAAATCATTGATGCACCACGTCCAAACATCAAACTTGAGTTTAAACTCCGGAAGGACAAAAAGACTGGTGAATGGAAGGCGTTTGATATGATCGCTGAGGGCATTAGCCTATTGTCAAGCAAACAGTCTGAATGGAGTGGGAAGTTACGTCAGGAAGGCATTCTTGCAGTAGCAAAAGATTTAGAAGATCTCGCGGCGAAGCCAATTCGTTTTGAAGGTAAAGCACAATGA
- a CDS encoding lipid asymmetry maintenance protein MlaB: protein MSTEQWLRLSDSQYQITGSLDRESVPALWRSLCNWKTTSSTIEISLEKIERVDSAGMVMLIHLLEHAKKQNCHIMLSFVPKQLLTLFQLSNIEELIDGHLKN, encoded by the coding sequence ATGAGCACTGAGCAGTGGTTACGTTTGTCTGACAGCCAATACCAAATTACTGGGTCGTTAGATAGAGAGTCAGTACCTGCCCTATGGCGCTCTTTATGCAACTGGAAAACCACCAGCTCGACGATTGAAATCAGCTTAGAAAAGATTGAAAGAGTTGATTCAGCGGGCATGGTGATGCTAATTCATCTATTAGAGCATGCAAAAAAGCAAAACTGTCATATAATGCTCAGCTTCGTGCCAAAACAACTGCTAACTTTATTTCAGTTGAGTAATATCGAAGAGCTTATCGATGGGCATTTAAAGAATTAA
- the ibaG gene encoding BolA family iron metabolism protein IbaG: MDSAKVQQILEEALSLEELHVKGEGSHYEVVAVDASFEGMSRVKKQQMIYAPLMEYIQRNDIHAVSIKAYSPEEWARDKKLMSL, from the coding sequence GTGGATAGCGCAAAAGTACAACAGATTTTAGAAGAAGCACTTAGCCTAGAAGAGTTACATGTTAAAGGTGAAGGCAGCCACTACGAAGTGGTCGCTGTTGATGCTAGCTTCGAAGGAATGAGCCGCGTTAAGAAGCAACAAATGATTTACGCTCCATTGATGGAATATATCCAAAGAAATGACATCCATGCTGTTTCCATTAAAGCTTACTCACCAGAAGAGTGGGCACGTGATAAGAAGTTGATGTCACTGTAA
- the murA gene encoding UDP-N-acetylglucosamine 1-carboxyvinyltransferase encodes MDKFRVKGSKQPLVGEVTISGAKNAALPILFASILAEEPVEVANVPHLRDIDTTMELLKRLGAKVERNGSVHVDPSSINEYCAPYDLVKTMRASIWALGPLVARFGQGQVSLPGGCAIGARPVDLHIHGLEQLGATITLEDGYVKANVDGRLKGAHIVMDKVSVGATITIMCAATLAEGKTVLDNAAREPEIVDTAEFLNTLGAKISGAGTDTITIEGVERLGGGQHAVVADRIETGTFLVAAAVSGGKVVCRNTKAQLLEAVLAKLEEAGAKVDTGEDWISVDMTDRELKAVTVRTAPHPGFPTDMQAQFTLLNLMAKGGGVITETIFENRFMHVPELMRMGAKAEIEGNTVICGDVEELSGAQVMATDLRASASLVIAGCIANGETIVDRIYHIDRGYDKIEDKLSALGANIERFRDSN; translated from the coding sequence ATGGATAAGTTTAGAGTAAAAGGGTCAAAACAACCTCTGGTTGGTGAAGTCACTATCTCTGGTGCGAAAAACGCAGCATTGCCAATTCTTTTCGCCTCTATTTTGGCGGAAGAGCCCGTTGAAGTCGCGAACGTTCCGCATCTACGTGATATTGATACGACGATGGAATTGCTCAAGCGTCTAGGTGCTAAAGTAGAACGTAATGGTTCTGTACATGTTGACCCGAGCAGTATTAATGAATATTGCGCTCCTTATGATTTAGTGAAAACGATGCGTGCATCTATCTGGGCATTGGGTCCATTGGTGGCGCGTTTTGGTCAAGGTCAAGTATCTTTACCTGGCGGTTGTGCTATTGGTGCACGTCCTGTGGATCTGCATATCCATGGGCTAGAGCAGCTAGGTGCCACTATCACACTGGAAGATGGCTACGTTAAAGCTAACGTCGATGGTCGTCTGAAAGGTGCGCACATTGTGATGGATAAAGTCAGCGTTGGCGCAACGATTACGATTATGTGTGCTGCGACTCTGGCTGAAGGTAAGACAGTACTGGACAACGCTGCGCGTGAGCCAGAAATTGTTGATACAGCTGAGTTCCTGAATACGCTTGGTGCTAAAATTTCTGGTGCTGGTACTGATACGATCACCATTGAAGGGGTTGAACGTCTAGGTGGTGGGCAACATGCTGTTGTTGCTGACCGCATTGAGACAGGAACTTTCCTTGTTGCCGCGGCCGTTTCAGGCGGTAAAGTTGTGTGTCGCAATACTAAGGCTCAACTCCTTGAAGCTGTGTTGGCTAAGTTGGAAGAAGCTGGTGCCAAAGTGGACACTGGTGAAGACTGGATTTCAGTTGATATGACAGACCGAGAACTGAAAGCGGTGACAGTACGTACAGCGCCGCACCCAGGTTTTCCAACAGACATGCAAGCTCAGTTCACTCTACTGAATTTAATGGCTAAAGGCGGTGGTGTGATCACAGAAACTATTTTTGAGAACCGTTTTATGCATGTACCTGAACTAATGCGTATGGGGGCTAAAGCTGAAATCGAAGGCAATACTGTGATTTGTGGTGATGTAGAAGAACTCAGCGGTGCGCAAGTCATGGCGACGGATTTGCGTGCTTCAGCGAGCTTAGTTATCGCAGGCTGTATTGCGAATGGTGAGACAATTGTTGATCGTATTTATCATATCGATCGCGGCTACGATAAAATCGAAGATAAATTGTCTGCTCTCGGTGCCAATATAGAACGATTTCGGGACTCTAACTAA
- a CDS encoding 1-acylglycerol-3-phosphate O-acyltransferase, producing the protein MIALLRVFAVAIFAIVMFVFGCGYCLLSPRNPKHVFTFGRLFGKMSRVFGITLELRLPEDAYKRGQHIYIANHQNNWDLFTVSSAVTPKVVTVGKKSLAWMPLFGQLYWLTGNILIDRANRSKAKGTIDQVVDSMNQSDVSVWMFPEGTRSRGRGLLPFKTGAFHAAIGAQLPIIPIVCSSTDGLKINRWNNGHVIVEMLPPIITEGYGKESIRELSTLCREQMKDKLESLDKEVEQLNEKAGVKV; encoded by the coding sequence ATGATTGCACTACTACGTGTGTTCGCTGTCGCGATTTTTGCAATTGTGATGTTTGTGTTTGGGTGTGGCTATTGTTTGCTGAGCCCGCGTAACCCTAAACACGTTTTTACCTTTGGGCGCCTATTTGGCAAGATGTCACGTGTATTTGGCATCACACTAGAGCTGCGCTTACCAGAAGATGCATACAAACGTGGGCAGCATATATATATTGCCAACCATCAGAACAACTGGGATTTGTTTACCGTTTCTTCTGCTGTGACGCCAAAAGTTGTCACAGTAGGCAAAAAGAGCTTGGCGTGGATGCCATTGTTTGGCCAACTTTACTGGTTAACAGGTAATATTCTGATTGACCGTGCGAACCGCTCAAAGGCGAAGGGTACTATCGATCAGGTTGTGGATAGCATGAATCAGAGTGATGTATCCGTCTGGATGTTCCCTGAAGGTACGCGTTCACGTGGTCGTGGCTTACTACCTTTTAAAACAGGTGCCTTCCATGCAGCGATTGGTGCTCAACTACCTATTATTCCAATTGTTTGTAGCTCGACCGATGGGCTTAAGATCAATCGTTGGAATAATGGACATGTTATTGTTGAGATGCTGCCACCCATTATTACCGAAGGGTACGGGAAAGAGAGTATTCGCGAACTTTCTACTCTTTGTCGAGAACAGATGAAAGACAAACTAGAGTCATTGGACAAAGAAGTGGAGCAGCTCAATGAGAAAGCGGGCGTAAAAGTTTAA
- the mltC gene encoding membrane-bound lytic murein transglycosylase MltC — protein MALTGCSREFIENIYDVNFEPTNRFAKNLAELPGQFQKDTAALDALISSFSGNIAKRWGRGEIKFAGKSNYVKYIDNYLSRSEVNFDKGTIIIETVSPTDPKGHLKNAIVTTLLTPDDPANVDLFSSKDIKLEGQPFLYRQVVDQDNKPIQWSWRANRFADYLIANKLKVKNVDFKKAYYVEIPMVEEQFEIRSYKYADIVQRASRRYGIPEDLIYAIIKTESSFNPYAVSWANAYGLMQVVPKTAGRDVFKLVKKKSGQPSPEYLFNPENNIDTGTAYFYILKNRYLKDVRHPTSLEYSMISAYNGGTGGVLNTFNRNDRKRAMRDLNSLKPNQVYWALTKKHPNAEARRYLEKVTKFKKDFNAGKS, from the coding sequence ATGGCGCTTACGGGTTGTAGCCGTGAGTTCATTGAAAATATCTACGATGTGAACTTTGAACCAACCAATCGCTTTGCCAAAAACTTAGCCGAGCTACCCGGTCAGTTTCAGAAAGATACGGCGGCACTCGATGCCTTGATCAGTAGCTTCTCAGGCAACATTGCAAAGCGTTGGGGACGCGGAGAAATAAAATTTGCAGGCAAGAGCAACTACGTCAAATACATCGACAACTACCTAAGTCGTTCAGAAGTCAATTTTGATAAGGGCACCATTATTATCGAAACCGTTTCACCAACCGACCCAAAAGGACATCTGAAAAATGCGATAGTGACCACACTGCTAACCCCCGATGACCCAGCAAACGTAGACTTATTCTCCTCCAAAGACATCAAGCTTGAAGGCCAACCGTTTCTTTATCGTCAGGTCGTCGACCAAGATAACAAGCCGATTCAGTGGTCGTGGCGAGCAAACCGATTTGCCGATTACCTGATTGCCAATAAGCTCAAAGTCAAAAACGTCGACTTCAAAAAAGCCTATTACGTTGAAATTCCGATGGTTGAGGAACAATTTGAGATACGCAGCTATAAGTATGCTGATATCGTTCAAAGAGCTTCACGCCGCTATGGTATTCCTGAAGATCTTATCTACGCGATTATCAAAACAGAAAGTAGTTTTAACCCATATGCTGTAAGCTGGGCCAACGCCTACGGGCTTATGCAGGTTGTACCTAAAACCGCAGGGCGTGATGTGTTTAAGTTGGTGAAGAAGAAGTCTGGTCAGCCATCCCCTGAATATCTATTTAATCCAGAAAACAACATAGATACCGGTACCGCTTATTTCTACATTCTGAAGAATCGTTATCTCAAAGATGTTCGCCATCCGACGTCTCTCGAATACAGCATGATCTCTGCTTACAACGGGGGGACTGGCGGTGTGCTCAATACTTTCAATCGTAATGATAGAAAACGAGCAATGCGCGACCTTAACTCTCTAAAGCCAAATCAGGTTTATTGGGCATTGACGAAAAAACATCCAAACGCAGAAGCGCGCCGTTATCTCGAAAAAGTAACAAAATTCAAAAAGGATTTTAACGCTGGTAAATCATAA
- a CDS encoding oxidative damage protection protein yields the protein MSRTVFCARLKKDAEGLDFQLYPGELGKRIFDNISKQAWAEWQHKQTMLINEKKLNMMDPEHRKLIETEMVNFLFEGKDVHIEGYTPPSE from the coding sequence ATGAGCCGCACTGTATTTTGTGCTCGACTGAAAAAAGACGCTGAAGGTCTGGACTTTCAACTGTACCCTGGTGAACTAGGTAAGCGTATTTTTGACAATATTTCTAAACAAGCTTGGGCAGAGTGGCAACACAAGCAAACGATGCTGATCAACGAGAAAAAGCTCAACATGATGGATCCTGAGCACCGTAAATTAATCGAAACCGAAATGGTCAACTTCCTGTTTGAAGGTAAAGATGTCCATATCGAAGGCTACACGCCACCAAGCGAATAA
- the mutY gene encoding A/G-specific adenine glycosylase, translating to MTPFAKAILEWYEDYGRKSLPWQQDKTAYSVWLSEIMLQQTQVTTVIPYYQRFLERFPTVVDLANAEQDEVLHLWTGLGYYARARNLHKAAKIVAEQYQGEFPLDIEQMNALPGIGRSTAAAVLSSVYKQPHAILDGNVKRTLARSFAVEGWPGQKKVENQLWQHAEEHTPDTDVDKYNQAMMDMGAMVCTRSKPKCTLCPVSSFCAAYKQGNPLDYPGKKPKKEKPVKETWFIMLHHQGHVWLEQRPQSGIWGGLFCFPEHFEAQLDHQLTIRGVLDQDIQRHETLIAFRHTFSHYHLDITPILVDLSKQPDVVMEANKGLWYNLSQPEEIGLAAPVKQLLESLPFELQH from the coding sequence GTGACTCCTTTTGCTAAAGCCATCTTAGAGTGGTACGAAGACTACGGAAGAAAAAGCCTTCCGTGGCAACAAGATAAAACCGCGTATAGCGTTTGGTTATCTGAGATCATGCTTCAGCAGACTCAGGTCACTACCGTGATCCCTTATTACCAACGCTTTCTCGAACGCTTCCCGACTGTCGTCGACCTTGCCAATGCAGAGCAAGATGAAGTGCTGCACCTATGGACAGGGCTCGGCTACTACGCGCGAGCACGTAACTTACATAAAGCCGCGAAGATCGTTGCAGAACAGTATCAGGGAGAGTTTCCTCTCGATATTGAACAGATGAACGCCCTACCGGGTATAGGCCGTTCTACCGCAGCGGCAGTGTTGTCATCTGTCTATAAACAACCACACGCTATTTTAGACGGCAATGTGAAGCGCACACTGGCGCGCAGTTTTGCTGTTGAAGGCTGGCCGGGACAAAAGAAAGTCGAAAATCAGCTTTGGCAGCATGCTGAAGAACATACTCCCGATACCGATGTCGACAAGTACAATCAGGCAATGATGGATATGGGAGCCATGGTGTGCACTCGCAGCAAGCCCAAGTGTACATTGTGCCCAGTATCTTCCTTTTGTGCCGCCTACAAACAAGGTAACCCTCTTGATTACCCAGGAAAAAAGCCGAAAAAAGAAAAACCTGTCAAAGAAACCTGGTTTATTATGCTGCATCACCAAGGGCATGTATGGCTGGAGCAACGTCCACAATCAGGTATCTGGGGCGGGCTATTCTGCTTTCCAGAACATTTTGAAGCACAGCTCGATCATCAACTGACAATACGTGGTGTTCTTGACCAAGACATTCAACGCCATGAAACGTTGATTGCTTTTCGCCACACCTTTAGCCACTACCACCTCGATATCACACCAATTTTGGTAGACCTATCAAAGCAACCTGATGTGGTGATGGAAGCAAACAAAGGTCTTTGGTATAACTTATCGCAACCTGAAGAGATAGGTTTAGCCGCTCCGGTAAAACAACTACTGGAAAGCCTGCCTTTCGAACTTCAACATTAA
- the trmB gene encoding tRNA (guanosine(46)-N7)-methyltransferase TrmB: MSEVTTNEYNEDGKLIRKVRSFVRREGRLTKGQENAMNECWPTMGIDYQEKLLDWKEVFGNDNPVVLEIGFGMGASLVEMAKNAPEKNFLGIEVHSPGVGACLADAREAGLTNLRVMCHDAVEVFAHMIPDSSLAALQLFFPDPWHKKRHHKRRIVQLDFAEMVRQKLMVGDGIFHMATDWENYAEHMIEVMNQAPGYENIAEDGDFVPRPEDRPLTKFEARGHRLGHGVWDIKFKRVS; this comes from the coding sequence ATGAGTGAAGTGACCACCAACGAATACAATGAAGACGGTAAATTGATACGCAAAGTGCGCAGCTTTGTGCGTCGTGAAGGCCGTTTGACCAAAGGTCAGGAAAACGCAATGAATGAATGCTGGCCGACAATGGGTATTGATTACCAAGAAAAGCTTCTTGATTGGAAAGAAGTGTTTGGCAACGACAACCCTGTGGTACTGGAAATTGGCTTTGGTATGGGGGCTTCTCTGGTTGAGATGGCGAAAAATGCACCTGAGAAGAACTTCCTTGGTATCGAAGTTCACAGCCCAGGTGTGGGTGCGTGTCTTGCTGATGCACGTGAAGCTGGCCTGACCAATCTGCGAGTGATGTGTCACGATGCGGTTGAAGTATTTGCCCACATGATCCCAGACAGCAGCCTAGCAGCACTGCAATTATTCTTCCCAGACCCATGGCACAAGAAGCGCCACCACAAGCGCCGTATTGTGCAGCTAGACTTTGCTGAGATGGTACGCCAGAAACTGATGGTTGGTGATGGCATCTTCCATATGGCGACAGATTGGGAAAATTACGCAGAGCATATGATTGAAGTGATGAATCAAGCGCCTGGATATGAGAACATCGCCGAGGATGGTGACTTTGTTCCACGTCCGGAAGATCGTCCTCTGACCAAGTTTGAAGCACGTGGTCACCGTTTAGGTCACGGAGTATGGGACATTAAGTTTAAGCGTGTTAGCTAA
- the glsB gene encoding glutaminase B → MKPTKEILADILQEVRPLIGQGKVADYIPALAKVPANKLAIAVFTNKGEVIKAGDADEPFSIQSISKALSLTLAMGLYTPNEIWARVGKEPSGQAFNSLIQLEMEQGIPRNPFINAGAIVVADLLQSRLSAPRQRLLEFVRQLSGDTHICYDKIVAASEMMHSDRNAAIAYLMRSFGNFDNDVIPVLNNYFHACALKMSCVDLAKTFSYLANKGTSVQTGRPVVTPTQTKQLNALLATCGLYDGAGEFAYRVGMPGKSGVGGGIIAIVPGEMTIAVWSPELDPSGNSLAGTKALELLAERIGRSIF, encoded by the coding sequence ATGAAACCGACAAAAGAAATTTTAGCCGACATCCTGCAAGAGGTCAGGCCGCTTATCGGTCAGGGAAAAGTAGCCGATTATATTCCAGCGTTGGCAAAAGTACCGGCTAATAAACTAGCGATAGCTGTCTTTACCAATAAGGGGGAAGTGATCAAAGCCGGTGATGCCGACGAGCCTTTTTCTATTCAGTCCATTTCTAAAGCGTTGAGTTTGACGTTAGCAATGGGCTTATATACCCCTAATGAGATTTGGGCGCGGGTAGGTAAGGAACCTTCTGGTCAGGCATTTAACTCTCTTATTCAGCTTGAGATGGAGCAGGGCATTCCACGGAACCCTTTCATTAATGCTGGGGCAATAGTGGTTGCCGATTTGCTGCAAAGTCGCTTGTCCGCACCGAGACAACGCTTGCTGGAATTTGTCCGTCAACTGTCGGGCGATACTCATATTTGTTATGACAAAATAGTCGCTGCATCTGAGATGATGCACAGCGATCGCAACGCGGCGATTGCCTATCTGATGCGCTCTTTTGGCAACTTTGACAATGATGTTATACCAGTACTGAATAACTACTTTCATGCGTGTGCTTTGAAGATGAGCTGCGTCGATTTAGCGAAAACATTCAGCTATCTGGCTAACAAAGGCACTTCAGTGCAAACCGGTAGGCCTGTGGTGACGCCTACCCAAACCAAGCAGCTTAACGCTTTGCTGGCAACGTGTGGTTTGTATGATGGCGCTGGTGAATTCGCCTACCGAGTCGGTATGCCAGGTAAGTCTGGTGTTGGTGGCGGGATTATTGCTATCGTACCGGGAGAGATGACGATTGCGGTTTGGTCTCCAGAGCTCGATCCTTCAGGTAACTCGTTAGCAGGAACTAAAGCGCTAGAATTGTTAGCAGAGCGCATTGGGCGATCGATTTTTTAG
- a CDS encoding XTP/dITP diphosphatase, whose protein sequence is MNAQKIVLATGNQGKVREMADLLADFGFDVVAQSEFNVSEVAETGTTFIENAIIKARHAAKETGLAAIADDSGLEVDFLKGAPGIYSARYAGEGASDQQNLEKLLDAMQGVPQEQRTARFHCVLVLMRHELDPTPLVCHGKWEGRILTEAQGDNGFGYDPVFFVPEDNCASAELEPTRKKQLSHRGKALKQLFATLSEQQ, encoded by the coding sequence ATGAATGCACAAAAAATTGTCCTAGCGACAGGTAATCAGGGCAAGGTTCGTGAGATGGCCGATCTACTGGCAGATTTTGGTTTCGATGTCGTGGCACAAAGCGAATTTAATGTCTCAGAAGTTGCTGAAACTGGCACAACATTTATTGAAAACGCCATCATTAAGGCGCGTCATGCAGCGAAAGAAACTGGATTGGCGGCCATTGCCGACGATTCAGGTCTTGAAGTTGACTTCCTGAAAGGGGCCCCAGGCATCTACTCTGCACGTTATGCCGGAGAAGGCGCGAGTGACCAGCAAAATCTAGAGAAGCTGCTAGATGCAATGCAAGGCGTTCCGCAGGAGCAACGTACCGCACGCTTCCATTGTGTATTAGTACTAATGCGTCACGAATTAGATCCAACGCCGCTCGTCTGCCACGGTAAGTGGGAAGGCCGTATTCTGACTGAAGCTCAGGGCGACAATGGTTTTGGTTACGATCCGGTTTTCTTTGTTCCAGAAGATAACTGTGCTTCAGCAGAGCTTGAACCAACACGTAAAAAGCAACTTTCTCACCGTGGTAAAGCGCTTAAGCAGCTGTTTGCGACACTTTCTGAGCAGCAATAA
- a CDS encoding DUF4426 domain-containing protein: MKKWITLALASLLALPAWAGQFKTIKDVEVHYSAFNSTFLTPQVARSYKLKRNGYLAIINISVLDNYQAGKPAITAKVSGSAKNLIGQTKTLEFREIKEGSAIYYLAEFPISEEENLTFNIDVNAGNKGTGRLKFTQKFYVEE, from the coding sequence ATGAAAAAATGGATCACGTTAGCGCTGGCCAGTCTTTTAGCTCTACCCGCATGGGCAGGTCAGTTTAAAACCATCAAAGATGTCGAAGTTCACTACTCCGCGTTTAACTCCACGTTCCTAACCCCGCAAGTCGCACGTAGCTATAAGCTGAAACGAAACGGCTACTTAGCAATCATTAATATCAGCGTGTTAGACAATTATCAGGCTGGTAAACCAGCGATTACCGCTAAAGTTAGTGGCAGCGCGAAAAACTTAATCGGCCAAACCAAGACACTTGAGTTTCGTGAAATAAAAGAAGGCTCTGCGATTTATTACCTCGCTGAATTCCCTATTTCGGAAGAGGAAAACCTAACCTTCAATATCGATGTTAATGCTGGTAATAAAGGTACAGGCAGATTAAAGTTCACCCAGAAATTTTATGTGGAAGAGTAA
- the yggU gene encoding DUF167 family protein YggU gives MAKTAWLEGDDLLLRLYIQPKASRDKLIGLHGDEIKLAITAPPVDGKANAHLSKYLSKQFKVAKGLITIEKGELGRHKQVRIQSPAHIPETIKAIL, from the coding sequence ATGGCAAAAACCGCTTGGTTAGAAGGTGATGATCTGCTACTCAGGCTCTACATTCAGCCCAAGGCGAGCAGAGATAAGCTGATTGGGCTGCATGGTGATGAAATCAAACTCGCGATTACCGCCCCACCTGTAGACGGAAAAGCCAACGCTCACTTGAGTAAATACCTGTCCAAACAGTTCAAAGTCGCCAAAGGGCTAATCACCATAGAGAAAGGGGAACTAGGGCGACATAAGCAAGTCCGAATCCAGTCCCCAGCTCATATACCCGAAACAATAAAGGCCATCTTGTGA
- a CDS encoding YggT family protein, which produces MNSMNFLISTLFDLYIMVVILRIWLQAARADFYNPFSQFIVKATQPVVAPLRRVVPSIGSIDLATVLFAYVLCVLKFVTLILVASGGSVSFSAEFFFLGLLSLIKAAGGLLFWVLLIRAILSWVSQGRSPIEYVFHQLTEPMLAPIRRVIPAMGGFDLSVLVLFIGLQFANFLMGDMIGPIWFQL; this is translated from the coding sequence ATGAATTCAATGAATTTTCTGATTTCCACCCTGTTTGATCTCTACATCATGGTGGTGATCTTGCGGATTTGGCTGCAAGCTGCGCGAGCAGATTTCTACAACCCATTCTCACAGTTTATCGTCAAAGCAACTCAACCCGTTGTTGCACCACTGCGCAGAGTTGTCCCTTCGATAGGCAGCATTGATTTGGCAACAGTACTGTTTGCTTATGTGCTATGTGTGCTGAAATTTGTCACTCTGATCTTGGTTGCCTCAGGTGGCTCGGTGTCATTCAGTGCAGAATTCTTCTTCCTTGGCCTGCTATCACTGATTAAAGCGGCAGGTGGCTTGCTGTTCTGGGTACTGCTTATCCGAGCCATCCTAAGCTGGGTCAGCCAAGGCCGCAGCCCGATTGAATATGTCTTCCATCAGCTTACAGAGCCTATGTTAGCGCCTATCCGCCGCGTAATTCCAGCAATGGGTGGGTTTGATCTTAGCGTACTGGTGCTATTTATTGGCCTTCAGTTCGCGAACTTCCTGATGGGTGACATGATTGGACCTATCTGGTTCCAGCTATAA
- the proC gene encoding pyrroline-5-carboxylate reductase, which produces MEHKKIAFIGAGNMVKAIVSGLVSGGYPADMLTATAPSETRRLPLEQDYSIKTTSDNIAAASEAEVVVLSVKPQMMEAVCKPLQSIDWSGKLVISIAAGISSQRLCEMLNHNLNIVRVMPNTPSQLGLGMSGLYAPAHVSQQDKAFAAELMESCGKVCWVEQESGINSIIAAAGSAPAYFFRFMEAMQAEAIAQGFDKETARLLVQQSALGAASMVVGNPETELSTLRENVTSKGGTTAEALRTFNEHQLSDIVAKAMQAAVARAEEMEKQF; this is translated from the coding sequence ATGGAACACAAGAAAATTGCCTTTATCGGCGCAGGCAACATGGTCAAGGCTATCGTCTCAGGTTTAGTGTCAGGCGGTTATCCTGCTGACATGCTCACGGCGACAGCCCCATCTGAGACACGACGCCTGCCGTTGGAGCAAGATTATTCCATTAAGACCACCAGCGACAATATAGCCGCTGCCAGCGAGGCTGAGGTGGTCGTCCTTTCTGTGAAACCACAAATGATGGAAGCGGTATGTAAACCGCTTCAATCCATCGACTGGTCAGGCAAATTGGTCATTTCTATTGCCGCAGGGATAAGTAGCCAGCGCCTATGTGAAATGCTGAATCACAACCTAAACATCGTTCGCGTTATGCCAAACACGCCATCTCAGCTTGGTTTGGGAATGAGTGGCCTGTATGCTCCAGCGCACGTTTCACAGCAAGATAAAGCCTTTGCAGCTGAACTAATGGAGTCATGCGGCAAAGTTTGCTGGGTAGAGCAAGAATCCGGCATCAACAGCATCATTGCAGCTGCTGGCAGCGCTCCGGCTTACTTCTTCCGCTTTATGGAAGCGATGCAAGCTGAAGCCATTGCCCAAGGTTTTGATAAAGAGACAGCCCGCCTGTTAGTGCAGCAATCAGCCTTAGGAGCCGCCAGTATGGTCGTCGGCAATCCAGAAACAGAACTATCAACACTGCGCGAAAACGTCACCTCAAAAGGCGGTACAACGGCGGAAGCGTTACGCACATTCAACGAACACCAACTTTCAGATATAGTAGCAAAAGCGATGCAAGCCGCAGTAGCTCGTGCTGAAGAAATGGAAAAACAGTTTTAA